The following coding sequences lie in one Monomorium pharaonis isolate MP-MQ-018 chromosome 1, ASM1337386v2, whole genome shotgun sequence genomic window:
- the LOC105829433 gene encoding uncharacterized protein LOC105829433 isoform X6, giving the protein MSGSDGEDGRREESTAAAAAAAAIATATATTTTTIITTATTVTTITGESDGIAGAMGDECDGPTAIATERCCNQDSIGVANRNESATWTHRDTDAPNDHENVFPTVTDYDPTGCGTTDQRVIDAFIRGARAADEDRRKSSRNSDALAKLYSSAAAIDSQSRFGKESCSCDSTADYKAKRDMFRDELQKAMNFQNLWTELRQYIRTDFNVALETTHIFDSLQSSHRDKFPSDMHETVIQLCKRDSHQLFMRLVSQAQEFVIEVKIRLFALLHDHSVNLAEIFLTGLLNDYDALVSTAILISELVKPLKKCLNFNLTWDCFIKKLYQIYVYNDALVQNNLPTFIGQLRKLLPLKGSKYQALVHRYLSFDDEMTRIGNLWPETESWMDKYNAEQAVRMARLRQIREAWELFTATRKFMERSMLNKTSDIGNEMQEIHGQFSSLIAHTSGNDSPPLNPVLDFNSDSMPSSIEIVQILLDDWNKAQHQKLADIAGALTATEADVTGQGDSNCYDYTRTTCQLAQYAIRSVRSHSDDSGDTENGLENGKACEYSTCNEIGVSCMDIQYKNETIEKVEANSFSSLSNGFPEIPTNCTINQVKKKLDNSNGEDRKKKELDMRDALHKYTGSKTAESDTCLCVYQHAQEIAERKKEILESPPCPCLLNSRRKWDGKCPCLPKSIPETIVANGRPKATSPTSIVKTNPESNQKPAVKAGSTQSAQTQTRHSTTQTHNHSMHQGRCNTHSHAHGPLPDLTKNTGPCSHPRLRPLNHTPHACHKQANVEHIKRMSCNDLSSGDGDCSDSGSSQGDSCSTSSSAQRDTNMRHCDCCYCEVFGHGMPSVAPVSRNYKEMRERLRQLLTKKKAKKCKTVTSGCSPQKSPSQSSISNVNSESKPVTNSIVRSNTPISTTPTIQYDQQRDQRDLEELLEFIEGNQSGKKDNKKAEKKARQKQRKLEEKLKKDRQEAEKQKLIELQKKTPEVTITVVDPQKPMPQRLLPQCNLPEVSILPTSPSVSLPVVKQLNNRKKDKQDVCSNSNCGNNSITNLSNKIKMTSMNSNAKNKTINSAEKCDVRNTNSSQGSKNNVKNEKVESNNKGSKPLTSINNITKNSSINNVNNKLSDVDLLDKKLTKKERKKLKKEMKKLEEAKAKEAENAAQTESQPQIVTIRREINSNSAEPTVTITLKGQTPAEDKVLFTLVNGQTKEPHKSEQEQNQSNNGKKKKIKAINNNNSLQQGNKLQQSNNSKQQTQTKANDSKNLKQQGSSDKSKNSKQTEERKVQQNVNEGKNSKSKREKRNTENKENVLQQQNIVNKSKNQQSATSKKQNKANTPPQTPVSQKKQQQSQIINESTINKKAKKQQQQQDKNLQLNTSKSNKNNNNNANNKNVSNKSDSQKNNNINKTNQTTVSKQRVPAEVQNTCSERVSSPSLSSQFKDIGPNSKINIENLKLPPGITITKVDAPPKPLPIKTAPLPKPVNPPKQTTIIAAPMSGVQSSYASPQAGGNVIVVDTGKLKQDLLPKDNEKDSSKDSQHQNTVTGKKKKKKNKNSTNSGNTAATPVQNSDTFVNDHMDEPARILHNPGTNMVTIRNPSFGPMKVPPTQQAAIIKVSENGMVTIRSPALQQAINAGLTSPPKPDYIVKGDLSSSAGRATTTDCGQLSVKHANGVISSSLAELRSRLSSAQPDCASSLSELANMQINQMTNGQPIPENGINLKGTSVTLTKVRSEATNMEDARQASAKYASVKEATINATSVANGGSGISGGGVNGSGSGKSKKKKKRGSGTGQCGDDLDLVGEKQQ; this is encoded by the exons ATGAGCGGCAGCGACGGCGAGGACGGTCGACGCGAGGAGAgtaccgccgccgccgccgccgccgccgccatcgccaccgccaccgccaccactACCACCACTATCATCACCACCGCCACCACTGTCACTACTATCACTGGGGAAAGCGACGGCATAGCCGGAGCAATGGGTGACGAGTGTGACGGTCCAACGGCGATTGCGACGGAACGATGCTGTAACCAGGATTCCATCGGTGTCGCCAATCGGAATGAGTCCGCAACGTGGACACACCGGGATACGGACGCGCCGAACGACCACGAAAATGTGTTCCCCACGGTCACAGATTATGATCCCACCGGG TGTGGGACAACTGATCAGCGTGTGATTGATGCGTTTATCAGAGGCGCAAGGGCGGCTGATGAGGATCGTCGTAAGTCGTCTCGAAACAGTGATGCACTCGCCAAATTGTACTCCTCTGCGGCAGCTATAGATAGTCAGTCACGTTTCGGAAAAGAATCGTGTTCGTGTGATAGCACAGCTGATTACAAAGCTAAACG AGACATGTTTAGAGATGAGCTGCAAAAGGCTATGAACTTTCAAAATCTGTGGACGGAATTGCGGCAGTACATACGTACTGACTTTAATGTCGCTCTAGAAACGACTCATATATTTGATTCCCTGCAGTCTTCTCATCGTGACAAATTTCCTTCCGATATGCATGAGACTGTTATCCA ATTATGCAAAAGAGATTCCCATCAACTGTTTATGAGATTAGTGAGCCAGGCGCAAGAGTTTGTGATAGAAGTAAAAATCCGTTTGTTTGCTCTTCTACATGATCATAGTGTGAATTTAGCTGAAATTTTTCTCACTG GTCTTTTGAATGACTATGATGCCCTTGTATCAACGGCGATTTTAATTTCTGAATTAGTAAAACCATTAAAAAAGTGcctcaattttaatttaacgtggGATtgctttatcaaaaaattataccagatttatgtatataatgacGCATTAGTGCAAAACAATTTACCTACGTTTATTGGCcag ctgaGGAAACTTCTACCATTGAAGGGCTCCAAATATCAAGCTCTTGTTCATAGATATTTATCTTTTGATGATGAGATGACTAGGATTGGTAATTTATGGCCTGAGACTGAATCATGGATGGATAAATATAA TGCAGAACAAGCTGTTCGTATGGCAAGACTTAGACAAATTAGAGAAGCTTGGGAATTGTTTACAGCAACACGTAAATTTATGGAGCGCAGTATGTTGAATAAAACATCTGATATTGGAAA TGAAATGCAAGAGATTCATGGACAGTTTTCGTCGCTCATCGCGCATACATCTGGAAATGACAGTCCTCCTTTAAATCCAGTATTAGATTTTAATTCGGATTCTATGCCATCGAGTATAGAGATAGTTCAAATATTGTTAGACGATTGGAATAAAGCTCAGCATCAAAAATTAGCGGACATAGCCGGGGCATTGACTGCCACTGAAGCAGATGTCACTGGACAAGGTGATTCTAATTGTTATGATTACACACGTACAACGTGTCAATTGGCGCAATACGCCATCAGATCAGTGAG GTCTCACAGTGATGACTCCGGCGATACGGAGAACGGACTTGAGAATGGAAAAGCGTGTGAATATTCTACATGCAATGAAATTGGAGTAAGTTGtatg gatatacaatataaaaacgaAACTATTGAGAAGGTCGAGGCAAATTCATTTTCATCTCTTAGTAATGGATTTCCAG aaatacctacaaattgtacaataaatcaagttaaaaagaaattagataATTCAAATGGTGaggacagaaaaaaaaaagaattggaCATGCGGGACGCTTTGCACAAATATACCGGTTCGAAGACGGCCGAATCGGATACTTGTCTGTGTGTTTATCAACATGCGCAAGAAATagcggagagaaagaaagaaattctaGAAAGTCCGCCCTGTCCATGTTTGCTCAATTCGAGACGCAAGTGGGATGGAAAATGTCCTTGCCTGCCTAAAT CTATACCTGAAACGATTGTGGCGAATGGCCGTCCTAAAGCGACGTCACCGACTTCTATTGTAAAGACTAATCCAGAATCGAATCAGAAACCTGCTGTAAAAGCTGGTTCCACACAATCCGCCCAAACACAAACGAGACATTCTACAACGCAAACTCATAATCACAGCATGCATCAGGGTAGGT GTAACACTCATTCGCACGCTCACGGACCGCTACCAGATCTGACGAAAAACACAGGTCCGTGTTCTCACCCCAGACTTCGTCCACTTAATCATACACCGCATGCGTGCCACAAGCAAGCCAACGTCGAACATATCAAGAGAATGTCTTGTAACGAtt TAAGTTCAGGAGATGGGGACTGTTCGGATTCAGGGAGCAGTCAGGGAGACTCATGCTCAACTAGCAGCTCCGCACAAAGAGATACCAACATGAGACATTGCGACTGTTGCTACTGTGAGGTTTTTGGTCATGGGATG CCATCGGTCGCGCCAGTGAGTCGAAACTATAAGGAAATGCGGGAACGGCTACGGCAACTTCTGACGAAGAAAAAAGCTAAAAAATGCAAGACTGTTACATCTGGATGTAGCCCGCAGAAAAGTCCGTCGCAATCGTCGATTTCTAACGTCAACTCCGAATCCAAACCCGTGACAAATTCGATTGTCAGATCAAATACTCCAATTTCGACGACGCCCACAATTCAGTATGATCAACAACGAGATCAGCGAGATTTAGaagaattattagaatttattgaAGGTAATCAAAGTGGGAAAAAAGACAACAAAAAGGCCGAGAAGAAAGCAAGGCAGAAACAACGAAAg ctcgaagaaaaattaaaaaaggacAGACAAGAAGcagagaaacaaaaattaatagaattacaaaaaaagacaCCAGAAGTGACGATCACTGTTGTTGATCCTCAAAAGCCCATGCCTCAAAGATTATTGCCTCAATGTAATTTACCGGAAGTTTCTATTTTACCAACATCGCCATCAGTATCTTTGCCCGTGGTAAAAcagttaaataatagaaaaaaagataagcaAGACGTTTGTAGTAATAGTAACTGTGGTAATAATAGTATTACTAATCTGAGTAACAAGATAAAGATGACGTCAATGAAttcaaatgcaaaaaataagaCTATTAATAGCGCAGAAAAGTGTGACGTACGAAATACGAATTCTAGCCAAGGGAGTAAGAATAATGTGAAAAACGAAAAAGTTGAGAGCAATAATAAAGGTAGCAAGCCACTaacaagtattaataatattacaaaaaatagttCGATTAATAATGTGAATAATAAGTTATCCGACGTCGATTTACTCGACAAAAAGTTGACGAAAAAGGagcgaaaaaaattgaagaaagaaatgaaaaaattggaAGAAGCAAAGGCAAAGGAAGCCGAAAATGCAGCACAAACCGAATCTCAACCACAAATAGTTACTATTAGGAGGGAGATAAATTCGAATAGCGCTGAACCTACAGTCACGATCACTCTGAAAGGCCAAACGCCGGCTGAGGACAAGGTGCTATTTACATTGGTGAATGGACAGACTAAGGAACCTCATAAGTCAGAACAAGAACAAAACCAAAGTAACAacggaaaaaagaagaaaattaaagcgATTAACAACAATAATTCCTTACAACAGGGAAATAAGTTACAGCAGTCAAATAATTCGAAGCAACAGACTCAAACTAAAGCAAATGACAGTAAAAATTTGAAGCAACAAGGAAGTAGCGACAAATCGAAAAATAGTAAACAGacagaagaaagaaaagtcCAGCAGAACGTCAATGAAGGCAAAAATTCCAAAtcgaagagagaaaagagaaatacagAAAATAAGGAAAATGTGCTGCAGCAACAAAATATAGTAAACAAAAGTAAGAATCAACAAAGTGCGACCAgcaaaaagcaaaataaagcGAATACTCCTCCTCAGACACCGGTATCGCAGAAGAAGCAGCAGCAGAGTCAGATTATAAATGAATCCACGATTAATAAGAAAGCAAAGaaacaacagcaacagcaagataaaaatttgcaattgaaCACCAGTaagagcaataaaaataataacaacaatGCGAATAATAAGAATGTATCAAATAAGAGCGAttctcaaaaaaataataatataaataaaacgaatCAAACTACCGTCAGTAAGCAACGTGTGCCCGCGGAGGTCCAAAATACATGTTCTGAACGAGTTAGTTCGCCATCGCTTAGTAGTCAGTTTAAGGACATTGGGCCGAAttccaaaattaatattgaaaatcttAAGTTGCCACCGGGCATCACGATCACGAAAGTTGACGCGCCGCCAAAACCGCTTCCAATCAAAACTGCTCCTTTGCCCAAACCAGTGAATCCGCCCAAACAAACTACCATTATTGCCGCCCCGATGAGTGGCGTTCAATCGAGCTATGCGAGTCCACAGGCAGGTGGAAATGTTATTGTGGTGGACACGGGCAAGCTCAAGCAAGATCTGCTGCCAAAAGACAATGAGAAAG ATTCGTCGAAGGATTCGCAGCATCAAAATACCGTTACCggtaaaaagaagaagaaaaaaaataagaattcaaCTAATTCGGGCAACACGGCAGCCACACCAGTGCAAAACAGCGACACATTTGTGAATGACCATATGGACGAGCCAGCGAGGATACTGCATAATCCTGGGACGAATATGGTGACTATAAGGAATCCATCATTCGGACCGATGAAAGTGCCGCCGACACAGCAAGCTGCGATCATTAAGGTTTCAGAGAACGGTATGGTGACAATTCGAAGTCCAGCTTTGCAGCAAGCGATCAATGCGGGTTTGACGTCACCGCCTAAGCCGGACTACATAGTCAAGGGCGATTTGTCGTCATCGGCAGGCAGAGCGACGACGACTGATTGTGGTCAGCTGAGCGTGAAACACGCGAACGGCGTCATATCATCTAGCTTGGCGGAATTACGCAGCCGATTGAGCAGCGCGCAGCCGGATTGCGCGTCGTCTCTGTCCGAGCTCGCCAATATGCAAATCAACCAGATGACGAACGGTCAACCGATACCGGAGAACGGTATCAATCTCAAGGGTACCAGTGTCACCTTGACGAAAGTGAGATCCGAAGCAACGAACATGGAGGATGCACGACAAGCATCAGCCAAGTATGCTTCGGTAAAGGAGGCGACAATAAACGCCACCTCAGTGGCCAATGGTGGCAGCGGCATCAGTGGTGGTGGCGTTaacggtagcggtagcggaaagagcaagaaaaagaaaaaacgcgGAAGCGGCACGGGACAGTGTGGAGATGACTTGGACCTCGTTGGTGAGAAACAACAATAA
- the LOC105829433 gene encoding uncharacterized protein LOC105829433 isoform X1 encodes MSGSDGEDGRREESTAAAAAAAAIATATATTTTTIITTATTVTTITGESDGIAGAMGDECDGPTAIATERCCNQDSIGVANRNESATWTHRDTDAPNDHENVFPTVTDYDPTGCGTTDQRVIDAFIRGARAADEDRRKSSRNSDALAKLYSSAAAIDSQSRFGKESCSCDSTADYKAKRDMFRDELQKAMNFQNLWTELRQYIRTDFNVALETTHIFDSLQSSHRDKFPSDMHETVIQLCKRDSHQLFMRLVSQAQEFVIEVKIRLFALLHDHSVNLAEIFLTGLLNDYDALVSTAILISELVKPLKKCLNFNLTWDCFIKKLYQIYVYNDALVQNNLPTFIGQLRKLLPLKGSKYQALVHRYLSFDDEMTRIGNLWPETESWMDKYNAEQAVRMARLRQIREAWELFTATRKFMERSMLNKTSDIGNEMQEIHGQFSSLIAHTSGNDSPPLNPVLDFNSDSMPSSIEIVQILLDDWNKAQHQKLADIAGALTATEADVTGQGDSNCYDYTRTTCQLAQYAIRSVRSHSDDSGDTENGLENGKACEYSTCNEIGVSCMDIQYKNETIEKVEANSFSSLSNGFPEIPTNCTINQVKKKLDNSNGEDRKKKELDMRDALHKYTGSKTAESDTCLCVYQHAQEIAERKKEILESPPCPCLLNSRRKWDGKCPCLPKSIPETIVANGRPKATSPTSIVKTNPESNQKPAVKAGSTQSAQTQTRHSTTQTHNHSMHQGRCNTHSHAHGPLPDLTKNTGPCSHPRLRPLNHTPHACHKQANVEHIKRMSCNDLSSGDGDCSDSGSSQGDSCSTSSSAQRDTNMRHCDCCYCEVFGHGMPSVAPVSRNYKEMRERLRQLLTKKKAKKCKTVTSGCSPQKSPSQSSISNVNSESKPVTNSIVRSNTPISTTPTIQYDQQRDQRDLEELLEFIEGNQSGKKDNKKAEKKARQKQRKLEEKLKKDRQEAEKQKLIELQKKTPEVTITVVDPQKPMPQRLLPQCNLPEVSILPTSPSVSLPVVKQLNNRKKDKQDVCSNSNCGNNSITNLSNKIKMTSMNSNAKNKTINSAEKCDVRNTNSSQGSKNNVKNEKVESNNKGSKPLTSINNITKNSSINNVNNKLSDVDLLDKKLTKKERKKLKKEMKKLEEAKAKEAENAAQTESQPQIVTIRREINSNSAEPTVTITLKGQTPAEDKVLFTLVNGQTKEPHKSEQEQNQSNNGKKKKIKAINNNNSLQQGNKLQQSNNSKQQTQTKANDSKNLKQQGSSDKSKNSKQTEERKVQQNVNEGKNSKSKREKRNTENKENVLQQQNIVNKSKNQQSATSKKQNKANTPPQTPVSQKKQQQSQIINESTINKKAKKQQQQQDKNLQLNTSKSNKNNNNNANNKNVSNKSDSQKNNNINKTNQTTVSKQRVPAEVQNTCSERVSSPSLSSQFKDIGPNSKINIENLKLPPGITITKVDAPPKPLPIKTAPLPKPVNPPKQTTIIAAPMSGVQSSYASPQAGGNVIVVDTGKLKQDLLPKDNEKDSSKDSQHQNTVTGKKKKKKNKNSTNSGNTAATPVQNSDTFVNDHMDEPARILHNPGTNMVTIRNPSFGPMKVPPTQQAAIIKVSENGMVTIRSPALQQAINAGLTSPPKPDYIVKGDLSSSAGRATTTDCGQLSVKHANGVISSSLAELRSRLSSAQPDCASSLSELANMQINQMTNGQPIPENGINLKGTSVTLTKVRSEATNMEDARQASAKYASVKEATINATSVANGGSGISGGGVNGSGSGKSKKKKKRGSGTGQCGDDLDLVEVFTPKDIDLENDEEMDDDERELEAFKRFCLQSVPPLHKEKVNLNIKDIVLKKKSSSSSSSSSSSTSSSSSSSSSSSSSSATAAAATAAAAAVIAAN; translated from the exons ATGAGCGGCAGCGACGGCGAGGACGGTCGACGCGAGGAGAgtaccgccgccgccgccgccgccgccgccatcgccaccgccaccgccaccactACCACCACTATCATCACCACCGCCACCACTGTCACTACTATCACTGGGGAAAGCGACGGCATAGCCGGAGCAATGGGTGACGAGTGTGACGGTCCAACGGCGATTGCGACGGAACGATGCTGTAACCAGGATTCCATCGGTGTCGCCAATCGGAATGAGTCCGCAACGTGGACACACCGGGATACGGACGCGCCGAACGACCACGAAAATGTGTTCCCCACGGTCACAGATTATGATCCCACCGGG TGTGGGACAACTGATCAGCGTGTGATTGATGCGTTTATCAGAGGCGCAAGGGCGGCTGATGAGGATCGTCGTAAGTCGTCTCGAAACAGTGATGCACTCGCCAAATTGTACTCCTCTGCGGCAGCTATAGATAGTCAGTCACGTTTCGGAAAAGAATCGTGTTCGTGTGATAGCACAGCTGATTACAAAGCTAAACG AGACATGTTTAGAGATGAGCTGCAAAAGGCTATGAACTTTCAAAATCTGTGGACGGAATTGCGGCAGTACATACGTACTGACTTTAATGTCGCTCTAGAAACGACTCATATATTTGATTCCCTGCAGTCTTCTCATCGTGACAAATTTCCTTCCGATATGCATGAGACTGTTATCCA ATTATGCAAAAGAGATTCCCATCAACTGTTTATGAGATTAGTGAGCCAGGCGCAAGAGTTTGTGATAGAAGTAAAAATCCGTTTGTTTGCTCTTCTACATGATCATAGTGTGAATTTAGCTGAAATTTTTCTCACTG GTCTTTTGAATGACTATGATGCCCTTGTATCAACGGCGATTTTAATTTCTGAATTAGTAAAACCATTAAAAAAGTGcctcaattttaatttaacgtggGATtgctttatcaaaaaattataccagatttatgtatataatgacGCATTAGTGCAAAACAATTTACCTACGTTTATTGGCcag ctgaGGAAACTTCTACCATTGAAGGGCTCCAAATATCAAGCTCTTGTTCATAGATATTTATCTTTTGATGATGAGATGACTAGGATTGGTAATTTATGGCCTGAGACTGAATCATGGATGGATAAATATAA TGCAGAACAAGCTGTTCGTATGGCAAGACTTAGACAAATTAGAGAAGCTTGGGAATTGTTTACAGCAACACGTAAATTTATGGAGCGCAGTATGTTGAATAAAACATCTGATATTGGAAA TGAAATGCAAGAGATTCATGGACAGTTTTCGTCGCTCATCGCGCATACATCTGGAAATGACAGTCCTCCTTTAAATCCAGTATTAGATTTTAATTCGGATTCTATGCCATCGAGTATAGAGATAGTTCAAATATTGTTAGACGATTGGAATAAAGCTCAGCATCAAAAATTAGCGGACATAGCCGGGGCATTGACTGCCACTGAAGCAGATGTCACTGGACAAGGTGATTCTAATTGTTATGATTACACACGTACAACGTGTCAATTGGCGCAATACGCCATCAGATCAGTGAG GTCTCACAGTGATGACTCCGGCGATACGGAGAACGGACTTGAGAATGGAAAAGCGTGTGAATATTCTACATGCAATGAAATTGGAGTAAGTTGtatg gatatacaatataaaaacgaAACTATTGAGAAGGTCGAGGCAAATTCATTTTCATCTCTTAGTAATGGATTTCCAG aaatacctacaaattgtacaataaatcaagttaaaaagaaattagataATTCAAATGGTGaggacagaaaaaaaaaagaattggaCATGCGGGACGCTTTGCACAAATATACCGGTTCGAAGACGGCCGAATCGGATACTTGTCTGTGTGTTTATCAACATGCGCAAGAAATagcggagagaaagaaagaaattctaGAAAGTCCGCCCTGTCCATGTTTGCTCAATTCGAGACGCAAGTGGGATGGAAAATGTCCTTGCCTGCCTAAAT CTATACCTGAAACGATTGTGGCGAATGGCCGTCCTAAAGCGACGTCACCGACTTCTATTGTAAAGACTAATCCAGAATCGAATCAGAAACCTGCTGTAAAAGCTGGTTCCACACAATCCGCCCAAACACAAACGAGACATTCTACAACGCAAACTCATAATCACAGCATGCATCAGGGTAGGT GTAACACTCATTCGCACGCTCACGGACCGCTACCAGATCTGACGAAAAACACAGGTCCGTGTTCTCACCCCAGACTTCGTCCACTTAATCATACACCGCATGCGTGCCACAAGCAAGCCAACGTCGAACATATCAAGAGAATGTCTTGTAACGAtt TAAGTTCAGGAGATGGGGACTGTTCGGATTCAGGGAGCAGTCAGGGAGACTCATGCTCAACTAGCAGCTCCGCACAAAGAGATACCAACATGAGACATTGCGACTGTTGCTACTGTGAGGTTTTTGGTCATGGGATG CCATCGGTCGCGCCAGTGAGTCGAAACTATAAGGAAATGCGGGAACGGCTACGGCAACTTCTGACGAAGAAAAAAGCTAAAAAATGCAAGACTGTTACATCTGGATGTAGCCCGCAGAAAAGTCCGTCGCAATCGTCGATTTCTAACGTCAACTCCGAATCCAAACCCGTGACAAATTCGATTGTCAGATCAAATACTCCAATTTCGACGACGCCCACAATTCAGTATGATCAACAACGAGATCAGCGAGATTTAGaagaattattagaatttattgaAGGTAATCAAAGTGGGAAAAAAGACAACAAAAAGGCCGAGAAGAAAGCAAGGCAGAAACAACGAAAg ctcgaagaaaaattaaaaaaggacAGACAAGAAGcagagaaacaaaaattaatagaattacaaaaaaagacaCCAGAAGTGACGATCACTGTTGTTGATCCTCAAAAGCCCATGCCTCAAAGATTATTGCCTCAATGTAATTTACCGGAAGTTTCTATTTTACCAACATCGCCATCAGTATCTTTGCCCGTGGTAAAAcagttaaataatagaaaaaaagataagcaAGACGTTTGTAGTAATAGTAACTGTGGTAATAATAGTATTACTAATCTGAGTAACAAGATAAAGATGACGTCAATGAAttcaaatgcaaaaaataagaCTATTAATAGCGCAGAAAAGTGTGACGTACGAAATACGAATTCTAGCCAAGGGAGTAAGAATAATGTGAAAAACGAAAAAGTTGAGAGCAATAATAAAGGTAGCAAGCCACTaacaagtattaataatattacaaaaaatagttCGATTAATAATGTGAATAATAAGTTATCCGACGTCGATTTACTCGACAAAAAGTTGACGAAAAAGGagcgaaaaaaattgaagaaagaaatgaaaaaattggaAGAAGCAAAGGCAAAGGAAGCCGAAAATGCAGCACAAACCGAATCTCAACCACAAATAGTTACTATTAGGAGGGAGATAAATTCGAATAGCGCTGAACCTACAGTCACGATCACTCTGAAAGGCCAAACGCCGGCTGAGGACAAGGTGCTATTTACATTGGTGAATGGACAGACTAAGGAACCTCATAAGTCAGAACAAGAACAAAACCAAAGTAACAacggaaaaaagaagaaaattaaagcgATTAACAACAATAATTCCTTACAACAGGGAAATAAGTTACAGCAGTCAAATAATTCGAAGCAACAGACTCAAACTAAAGCAAATGACAGTAAAAATTTGAAGCAACAAGGAAGTAGCGACAAATCGAAAAATAGTAAACAGacagaagaaagaaaagtcCAGCAGAACGTCAATGAAGGCAAAAATTCCAAAtcgaagagagaaaagagaaatacagAAAATAAGGAAAATGTGCTGCAGCAACAAAATATAGTAAACAAAAGTAAGAATCAACAAAGTGCGACCAgcaaaaagcaaaataaagcGAATACTCCTCCTCAGACACCGGTATCGCAGAAGAAGCAGCAGCAGAGTCAGATTATAAATGAATCCACGATTAATAAGAAAGCAAAGaaacaacagcaacagcaagataaaaatttgcaattgaaCACCAGTaagagcaataaaaataataacaacaatGCGAATAATAAGAATGTATCAAATAAGAGCGAttctcaaaaaaataataatataaataaaacgaatCAAACTACCGTCAGTAAGCAACGTGTGCCCGCGGAGGTCCAAAATACATGTTCTGAACGAGTTAGTTCGCCATCGCTTAGTAGTCAGTTTAAGGACATTGGGCCGAAttccaaaattaatattgaaaatcttAAGTTGCCACCGGGCATCACGATCACGAAAGTTGACGCGCCGCCAAAACCGCTTCCAATCAAAACTGCTCCTTTGCCCAAACCAGTGAATCCGCCCAAACAAACTACCATTATTGCCGCCCCGATGAGTGGCGTTCAATCGAGCTATGCGAGTCCACAGGCAGGTGGAAATGTTATTGTGGTGGACACGGGCAAGCTCAAGCAAGATCTGCTGCCAAAAGACAATGAGAAAG ATTCGTCGAAGGATTCGCAGCATCAAAATACCGTTACCggtaaaaagaagaagaaaaaaaataagaattcaaCTAATTCGGGCAACACGGCAGCCACACCAGTGCAAAACAGCGACACATTTGTGAATGACCATATGGACGAGCCAGCGAGGATACTGCATAATCCTGGGACGAATATGGTGACTATAAGGAATCCATCATTCGGACCGATGAAAGTGCCGCCGACACAGCAAGCTGCGATCATTAAGGTTTCAGAGAACGGTATGGTGACAATTCGAAGTCCAGCTTTGCAGCAAGCGATCAATGCGGGTTTGACGTCACCGCCTAAGCCGGACTACATAGTCAAGGGCGATTTGTCGTCATCGGCAGGCAGAGCGACGACGACTGATTGTGGTCAGCTGAGCGTGAAACACGCGAACGGCGTCATATCATCTAGCTTGGCGGAATTACGCAGCCGATTGAGCAGCGCGCAGCCGGATTGCGCGTCGTCTCTGTCCGAGCTCGCCAATATGCAAATCAACCAGATGACGAACGGTCAACCGATACCGGAGAACGGTATCAATCTCAAGGGTACCAGTGTCACCTTGACGAAAGTGAGATCCGAAGCAACGAACATGGAGGATGCACGACAAGCATCAGCCAAGTATGCTTCGGTAAAGGAGGCGACAATAAACGCCACCTCAGTGGCCAATGGTGGCAGCGGCATCAGTGGTGGTGGCGTTaacggtagcggtagcggaaagagcaagaaaaagaaaaaacgcgGAAGCGGCACGGGACAGTGTGGAGATGACTTGGACCTCGTTG AGGTATTCACGCCCAAAGATATAGACCTCGAGAATGATGAGGAGATGGACGATGATGAGCGCGAACTGGAGGCCTTTAAGCGATTCTGCCTGCAATCGGTGCCGCCGCTGCACAAAGAAAAAGTCAACCTCAATATCAAGGACATCGTGTTGAAGAAGaaatcgtcgtcgtcatcatcCTCGTCATCTTCGTCaacatcatcatcatcatcatcgtcgtcgtcatcgtcgtcgtcgtcggcgacagcagcggcggcgacggccGCAGCGGCTGCTGTAATAGCGgccaattaa